From Bradyrhizobium sp. 4:
GCGTTCGTCGACCACGGCTTCCAGGTTGACGTTGGCATCGCGCAGGCGCGCCTCGGCATCGTCACGGGCGCCGGCCGAGCGCCGCACCAGCCAGATCGATATCAGCGCCAGCAGCACGACGAGGCCGGAGCCGATGCCGGTCATCGACGCGGCGAGGGTCTGGCTGCGATCCGAATTGACCGTTCGGAGCCGGAACAGCCGCTCCTCCTCCTGAATCATCCCTGTCGCGACATTGGCGATCACGGCTGTTGCGTCCGTGGAGGCGATCTCACGGACCAGCGCTGCGGCCTTCTCCGGCTCACCCCGCCGGATGAAATCCATCTCCTGCGCGAACTGCCCGAGCCGGGTCTCGATCGCCGCGCTCAGCTTCTCGATGCTTTGGCGTTGCGCCGGGTTGTCGCCGATCAGGCGCGTGAGCTTGTCGAGAGCGGGGATGACGGCCGCCACGGCCTTGTCATGCTCGACCTTGAAATCCGCCCCTTGTGTCAGAAGGTAGCCGCGGGCGGCGCTCTCGGCCCGCCGGATTTCCAGCAGGAGGGCGTTGATCTGGTTCTCCGCCTCGATGGTGTGAACCACCCATTTGCTGTCGTCTCTCGCCTTGTTGACGAGATAGACGGAGCCGGCGCTGATCACGGTCAGCACCAGGAGTCCCGCTGCGAACAGCAGGATCTGCCAAAATGTACGCCGTCGCTGCGCGTCAGCGGTCACGACGGTCTCGCTCGATCAGGATTGCCGGACTTCAAAACGCCCCCTCGGAACTGTCCCCATCGTCCCAAACGCGATTGGGGCCAAAGGGTTCCATGCGGAGGGACGGCTACTTCGGGGCGGGTTCCGCCTTGCCGGCAAGATATTGTTCCAGCCAGTGGATGTGGTAGTCGCCGTTGATGATGTCGTCTTCGCGCACCAGAGCGCGGAACAGCGGCAGCGTGGTCTCGATCCCCTCGACCACCATCTCGTCCAGCGCCCGGCGCAGCCGCATCAGGCACTCGCCGCGGGTCTTGCCGTGCACGATCAGCTTGCCGACCAGCGAGTCGTAATAAGGCGGGATCGTGTAGCCCTGATAGACGGCGGAATCGATCCGCACACCGAGCCCGCCGGGCGGGTGATACTGCGTGATGCGGCCGGGCGAAGGACGAAAGGTCTGCGGATTCTCGGCGTTGATGCGGCACTCGATCGCGTGGCCGATGACCTGGACCTCTTCCTGCCTCGCCGGCAGGTCGCCGCCGGCGGCGATGCGGATCTGCTCCAGCACGAGGTCGATGTCGGTGATGCTCTCGGTGACGGGATGCTCGACCTGGATGCGCGTGTTCATCTCGATGAAGTAGAACTCGCCGTCCTCGAACAGGAATTCGATGGTGCCGACGCCGAGATATTTCATCTCGCGCATCGCCTTGGCGCAGGTCTCGCCGATCTTGGCGCGTGCAGCCGCGGTCAGCACGGGCGAGGGGCCTTCCTCCCAAACCTTCTGGTGGCGTCGCTGCAGCGAGCAGTCGCGTTCGCCGAGATGAATCGCGCCGCCGCGGCCGTCGCCGAGGATCTGGATCTCGATGTGACGCGGCTTCTGCAGATATTTCTCGAGGTAGACGGAGGCATCGCCGAAAGCGGATTTGGCCTCGTTGGCAGCCGTCGACAGCGCGACCTGAAGATCGGCCTCGCTCTCGGCCACCTTCATGCCGCGGCCGCCGCCGCCCGCCGCGGCCTTGACCAGCACGGGGAAGCCGATCTTCCTGGCGATCGCCATCGCGTCGTCGTTGGGGCCGACCCCTCCGTCGGAGCCGGGCACCACGGGAATGCCGAGCTTCTTGGCAGTCCTCTTGGCCTCGATCTTGTCGCCCATCAGGCGGATGTGCTCGGCCTTCGGGCCGATGAAATGCAAATTATGCTCGGCGAGGATTTCGGCGAAGCGCGCGTTCTCCGACAGGAAGCCGTAGCCGGGATGCACGGCATCGGCGCCGGTGATCTCGCAGGCCGCGAGCAGCGCGGGCACGTTGAGATAGCTGTCCTTGGACGCCGGCGGCCCGATGCACACGCTCTCGTCCGACAGGCGCACATGCATGGCATCGGCGTCGGCGGTGGAATGCACGGCGACGGTCGCGATCCCGAGCTCCTTGCAGGCCCTGAGGATGCGAAGGGCGATCTCGCCGCGATTGGCTATGAGGATCTTGTCGAACATGGTGTCCTTATTGGACTGACGCGCGGAAAGCGGCGAGGGCGATGAGACCGCCCTCGAACGTCACTCAATGATCACGAGTGGCTCGCCGTACTCGACCGGCTGGCCGTCCTCGATCACGATCTGCGTCACCGTGCCGGCGCGCGGCGAGGGAATCTGGTTCATTGTCTTCATGGCTTCGATGATCAGCAGCGTCTGGCCGACCGAGACCTTGCTA
This genomic window contains:
- the accC gene encoding acetyl-CoA carboxylase biotin carboxylase subunit, whose amino-acid sequence is MFDKILIANRGEIALRILRACKELGIATVAVHSTADADAMHVRLSDESVCIGPPASKDSYLNVPALLAACEITGADAVHPGYGFLSENARFAEILAEHNLHFIGPKAEHIRLMGDKIEAKRTAKKLGIPVVPGSDGGVGPNDDAMAIARKIGFPVLVKAAAGGGGRGMKVAESEADLQVALSTAANEAKSAFGDASVYLEKYLQKPRHIEIQILGDGRGGAIHLGERDCSLQRRHQKVWEEGPSPVLTAAARAKIGETCAKAMREMKYLGVGTIEFLFEDGEFYFIEMNTRIQVEHPVTESITDIDLVLEQIRIAAGGDLPARQEEVQVIGHAIECRINAENPQTFRPSPGRITQYHPPGGLGVRIDSAVYQGYTIPPYYDSLVGKLIVHGKTRGECLMRLRRALDEMVVEGIETTLPLFRALVREDDIINGDYHIHWLEQYLAGKAEPAPK